The Ficedula albicollis isolate OC2 chromosome 1, FicAlb1.5, whole genome shotgun sequence nucleotide sequence TTTGAGTGCCACAATCAAATCCAGTGAGCAATCAGAGCCAGGCCATCCAGTTTGCTCTGTGCAGACCTCCTCAACCCATCGCTCATTCTACCGTATAGAACCTCTACGTgatcagcagctggagctggttCCACTGTTGCCCTCTTTGCCCTCTTCCATGCCAGGAGAACGCCCTCTGAGCTGCTTCTGATGCCCAGCACCAAGCCCACCTCACCATGTCCAGGCTGGTATCTTCCAGACTGTGTGACCAACAATTAATCAGCTCATTCCAGAGCCTGCACCACAAGCTGGTACAAACTCTCCTCTTCTGAGCTTACATTCTGCTTGGATGGCAGACACTCTTGGCTTCAGGTGATTAGCCAGACTCTTCCACTGGCCTGCCAGCCATCCACATAATTTTCCTGTAAGCCTGTGAGGTGATAGGCCAAGTAGACTGCTTCTGACTCATTGCCAGCCATCATATATCCATGACAGCCTCACTTCTTCAGGAAGAATCTGATTGTGCCAGAACCATAGACAAGAATCATTCTCACTTGATGTGATCCACGCTAATGATAATCATAGGGGATAGTACTACAACATCAGGTTGTAACTACCAGCATtaataattcagttttttctttcataatcaTGCTGTAGGTGTGATGCCTAAGTCAGGTTGTGACTTTATCCAACAGCACTACATTGCTGAGACATGAGGCTATGGGAAGTGAGGATGCCACTGTGAAGCAGGGGAAAGTTGTGATATTTGGAGGACACACGTGGGAGGAGGTGTGATATTGGTGAGGGGTGTTGGTGCTGCAAAACTGTGTGCTCCTCAGGGTATTACACTTGGTTTTACTCCTTGATTTTGAAGACACAGAAACAGGCTGCCAAGATTCTGCTGCTTACCATCTCATACCAGGGGAAAGACCCACTCTTAGAGACCTGAACCTTCACTGACCTTCCTTTGACCTTCTTGATCATCCTCTCCCTatcagccagagctgcagaaacagcacGACTTGTCTGAAAGAGTGCTGAGCCACTGGACAGCACAGGCCTGACTGTGTGAAGGCTGAGCCCAATGGCAGCGTCCCCAGAAGGCTCAAAACAAGCCTTTGGCTGCTTTGGGTAGTCAGACCAAGGGGGTTGAAGGTAGAGTGCCCTGGGAAAGTGCCTCAGTGCTCATAGGTGAGCCTGGGtctggagccctgctgtgctgtagGGCAGGTGGTGTAGCTGTAGGAGGCCAGACAGAGGTACTTCTCTGTCCTCCTTGATTCAGGCTTAAGGATAAAGTATCCAGTTCCTTCTTTTCTGAATGAGAGAATCCGGTACTTCTCTGTCCTCCTTGATTCAGGCTTAGGGATAAAGTATCCAGTTCCTTCTTCTCTGAATGAGAGAATCGTCATGCCAGAGGATATTTTCACTCTTTCTGAGTCTGTAGAGCAGATTTCTTTCCAATGACCTCCTACAAGACACTGTATTCAAAGCAGGGTTCTTGCTCCTTGAGAAGATCTTGGCATCTTTGACCATGCTGAAGATCTACAGTTTTTTTACTTCGCACTGATATTGTCTGTGTTTATTGTCCAGACCACTTGTAATGCAGCTGATGCCAGCAGGCAGCAAACAGGTGCTAGTTTGGGCATTCTGTGGTCCTACAGGAATTCTGCCCCTAAGCAAACATGGGCACGTATTTCCTTCCAAGGAAAAACTGGTACCATGGTATTTCCTGGCTCCAGCCTGACACGAAGAGGATTGTGCAGAGCATCTGAAGGGGAACGCCACCAGtgggagcactggagcaggacTGAGGATGGAGCCGTGCTGCCCGAATCAGGCATGTCTCTGGGATGTATGTTAGAGGTGGGCTCGGGCTGGATGTGTCCCCAGCTAAGCACTCCTGTTTCACTGGCTGAAGTACTCTCCTGTTATCCCAGGTGATGTTATCGGGACGGGAGAAGGGAATGAAGACACGGGAGCTGTGCTTTGGAAGTGTTATGGGACACTCCTGGTAAATGCCCCCTGGACAGATGATTGCTTGACTAGGACACAGCAAAATTATCCACTTCCTTACAGATGACCCTCAGAGGCGTCTGTCTATCCATGCTTTGCCAGGGAACACTCTTCCCACCAGCGACGTGCTCATAACAGATCTCCCCAAGAGCAGTTTCCAGTACTTCCCAGCCACTTCCCAGGTGTGGTTTCTGAGTAAGAGACCGCTctggcatggcacagcacagcagtgaggcTGCCCAGGTGTGTTCATCATGCAGAGGACATCAGGAAGTACTGGGATAATGCCCCTTGCTTAATCTTAAATCTGAAAGGTGGGGCCATATGGTGTTATTACAGTGgcattaattatatatttatgtgaTCTTTTTCAGATAATGGTTCAAAGATGTCTGATGTCCAGGTTGTCTAGTGCACTTCCATAAATATCCCAAAGATgctttcttcattctttttaacattattttcatcttcattcAACATGTTTTGTGGCTGTGAACTACTTCCTCTGATTTCAATGCAAGACACTTCCTAACCTCTCTGAAGCCACTCATAATTCTAAGGAAAAACACTAAAATGGTGTTTTATCTCTTACACCAAAGCCTGAAAGACAAGAAATTTTAAACGTCGCAAAGTTGGGGACACAAATATATGTCTTGGGCACCATGCTGTTAAAAAGCCTGAAAGCGGTTTTTAAGCTGccatattttctcatttccccGTTAAATAGAGGACCTTATCTATCTATCTTGGTTCTCCTAAAAATGCTTGCAGAAGAAACATCAAGAGGGGTCCTTGAGAAGGAATTTGTTCTCAGAATGCCTTTAATTCTGAagactttttcatttttcttaatatctttTTAACTGAAGTGCCTGAGGCTTCTTGCTTTTCTCAAAGACgatcccagttcccaccctCTCAAAAATCTCAGAAGTGCTCTTCAGCAGATCAGAATTGAGAAAACTTATCTGTTATGACAgcttgattttttaaagtttgaatTAACTTGTGAAGACTATaaatttttctctccattctATACCAGAAAACAGCccaggaggatttgggggagggggggggggtACTTCCTAGGAGGGCATCTTCGGCGGGAACAGACTCGGAACAGCTTCTGAATTGCAGACCGAGCCCTCGGAGGGGTCTCTGGCAATCGTTTTCCTGCCTCCTGGGCCAGAGGAGGTAGCTCGGCTCTGCGTGGCGGGGCCGGGCGCCGCCGGTGCGCCCCTGCtccgtgccccccccccccccccccccccccccccccccccccccccccccccccccccccccccccccccccccccccccccccccccccccccccccccccccccccccccccccccccccccccccccccccccccccccccccccccccccccccccccccccccccccccccccccccccccccccccccccccccccccccccccccccccccccccccccccccccccccccccccccccccccccccccccccccccccccccccccccccccccccccccccccccccccccccccccgcaccccGCCGCTCCGAGCGCCGCACGGGCACGGCGAGCGCACCGAGATGTGAGTCGGGGCTCGGGGCAGGGGACGCGCCGGCACTGCCCCGCGGGAGGGCGGGGGGCGCGGGGGTCAGACCCTTCCAGCGGGGAGAGCAGGACAACGGGGCTACGCTGCTGTTCCGGGCTGTGAGCTTGCTTCGCAGGAACGCCGAGGGCAAAAGGGGAGATACGCAGAATGGGCGAAAAAAAGCCGTGAGTGCCAGCTTTTGGAGGACAGAGACAGAGGCATGACTGGGTAGAGGGCTGCCCAGGAGACTCTGGCAGGATTGCTCCACAGCAAACCGAGGTGGAGATCTCCAGATCCTCACCAAGGATCCTAAACTAGTGATAAACAGAAACAACCTGCCGGCCCAGGGTCAATGGGGACCAAACTTCTCCTGGTTCTATAAGAATCAGCCCTGCAGCTTCTGGGAACATGCAGACCTTACTCAGGGAATTCACCCATGCACCTTCACACTGCTTCCTGGGTTGATGAATTTCTCTCTAGAGGCTACTGCAATGGCTTGCTGGAACCTTGTTAGTGCTGGTGTCTTCATTTCAGCTGCTCTTGTTCCTAACATGCAGACCTTACTCAGGGAATTCACCCATGCACCTTCACACTGCTTCCTGGGTTGATGAATTTCTCTCTAGAGGCTACTGCAATGGCTTGCTGGAACCTTGTTAGTGCTGGTGTCTTCATTTCAGCTGCTCTTCTTGTTCCCGAGTGATCCAAGCCAGGAGCTGGTCCTGCAACTAGGCTTCCTGTGTTTGCATTCCTTTAGGCAGTGCACAAGTCAGTTGTGAAGTCTCCCCTGATTCTGAATGACCTAGTTTTGTGCAATGTCATCGTTTATTTGTTGTGTTCACAGGCATCTTCCCTGTCTCCCATGGGCCTTCCTCTTTTTTGGAGTGATTGGTTCCAGTCCGGTCCCAAGAAGTTATCCCCTTTTTGGGGAGATCAGATCACCTGGTTATCCCAAGCCATATCCCAACAATAACATCAGCAGCTGGCATATCCAGGTCCCAAAAGGCTATGTGGTGAAGCTGACCTTCAAATACTTTGACCTGGAGCCATCTGAGTCCTGCTTCTATGACTATGTTAAGGTACGTGCACAGACACCCGGGCCAAGGGGTGCCTGGGGATGGCAATCAGTGGCCACCACGTGCCATGGCTCTCCACCCACCAGGCCTCCTCTGATGCTTcccaggaaggaaagggaaggagttAAAGATAGAAATGGGAGGAGCAAGCACTGACAGCTCGTGGTTGGGTAATATCAGTGCGTGGAGCAGACCCTATCTTGTGAGGCTACTCTGATTTCACCTCAACTTTGACAGATCAAAGCAGACAAGAAGGACTTGGGCCGATATTGTGGCCGGCTTGGGTCTACCAGAGGCAATCACCCAGGAAGAAAGGAGTTTGTATCTAAGGGGAACAAGATGCACCTGGAATTTCACTCTGATTTCTCCAATGAAGACAATGGCACGGTGATTCCCTACAGGGGCTTCCTGGCTTATTACAGAGCTGTGGGTGAGTAGGAAATATGCTCGGCACGCATAAGGAAAAATCTATGTGGCTACAACCAATTTTCCTCCTTGAAAGGCAAATAAAGAGAAGCTTTAGGCAAGGATATGGATTTCTAAGTACTGTCAGTGTAGAGCAAGGAGGTTTAACACTTTTCTCCCCTTGACCCTCACCTCTTATGTCTTCAGATCTGGATGAATGTGAGCCTAACAATGCTGCCAAGGACGATGAAAggccccagtgccagcacttCTGTCACAACTATGTGGGTGGCTACTTCTGTTCTTGCAGGATTGGCTACCAGCTTCAGAGTGACCACCACTCCTGCAAAGGTAGaggcaaattttaaaagatcagaGGGTTCCAGAGGAGGAGCCCTTCATGCAGGAAGGGTGGGAGAAGTGACTTAGGAAGCAGATGGCGGGGCTGCAGAAGGCACAGCCCCACGATGTGacctctcccttctccctcttcaCCAGTGGAGTGCAGCAGTGAGCTGTTCACAGAGGCATCTGGGTACCTGAGCAGCCCCGAGTACCCCCAGCCCTACCCCGAGTACCTCCGGTGTAACTACAGCATCCGTCTGCAGAAGGGCCTGTCCATCTCCCTCAGGTTCTTGGAACCCTTTGAGATTGATGATCACCAGCAAGTCCACTGTCCTTATGACCAGCTCAAGGTACTGAGATTAGCAAActctccttccagccctgctgccacactTGGGCAGGAATCGTGGGGACACCACTGTTCAGAGGAGAAATACAGAATCAGTACAAGCAGACAGTCCCAGCACAAAGGACTGAGGCCCTGCCTCTCCCTCAGTGCATTTAATTACCACTGTCCTGAGGTCAGAGGCTCTGGGTCGTAGGCCCTgtgagtgaagaaaaaaaaaaaacaacatccTATTCCAGTTTGATTTCCCTTTGATTTAATCTCAGGGGGTTGGTCACTCTGAGCCCCAGATAAGGGAGAAGCAGAGCTTGTGGTAGGTCAGTCTGTTCTGTGTCAGTGAAGGCATCAGCAAAGGTGGGTCAGACATACTGAGGCAGAGAGGCATGTGTGTTTCTGTGCCTATGATACGTTTTCCTCATCAGATCCAAGCAAAGGGGAGAGAGATTGGTGAATTCTGTGGCAGGGAAGCACCTGGCATCATTGAAACCAGCAGCAACGAGGTGGACATACTCTTCCTCACTGATGAGTCGGGGTTCAGCCGTGGCTGGAAGATCCACTACACCTCAGAGAGTAAGAGTTTTCTCCCCCAGAGGCTACTACAGCCTGCTGACACTGCTTGCTAATCCCAGCTTAATGTGTCCCACTCTTTGACAGAAATAAGGTGCCCACAGCCTGTCCCACGGGATCAGTTTACCATCATCAGAGACCTGCAGCCTGTGTATCGATTTCAGGACTATTTTGTTGTCAGCTGCAAGACTGGGTACAGCCTGATGGAGGTGAGATCTCCTCTCCACTCCCTTCAGCCATATTCTGTTTCGACTTCAGTTTGTGTCTTTCAACTTTCAGCTAAACTTCCTTTGGAGATTTCACTCACGGCAACCTCttgtaatttctgtttcttctttgcttctctCAGCTTTCTTCCAGTGGTTTCTCTTTTCCTAGCTCTCTTCCTTATGCAGTTACTCTTTCATGAAGCTCTAGTAGAAGACCAAAGACAAAGGTCCCAGGAAAAGTTGGTGAACAAGAGCATCTCTTTGGACGGATATGAAACCAGAAGATGAAAGCAGAAGATGTTGCCTGCCTCCCTTTCCATCTTATTGCCAGGGCTGGGTAGCACCTCTGACTCATCGTGGTTTAGAGTTGCTGGCTGCAGGTGTCTTGGCCTGCTATGATGATTGTGTAGCCTGTGGCAAACACAGAAtagagggaaggcaggaggagacaGCAACTGGAACAGACTGCAGAGGGGCAAATACTGGACAGCAGTGACAAGATAGGCACGTGAATAATATTTTGATGTGAGGAAGGAATTAAAGGCTCTGTACAACCAACAgatgtttttctctcccatGTAGGGTGACCAAAAGCTGACGTCCTTCACAGCTGTCTGCCAGGCTGATGGAACATGGCATAAACCCATGCCCCACTGTGAAAGTGAGTGATCTGAGAAGGGGAATAAGATCCCCTGCTATGGCTTTCCTCCTCCAGGAATGTGAGAAATCCAGCCTCTCTGACTCATTCTCTCCATGCCATAGCCTCATGGATGCGCTGACTGGAAGGACCTGGGGAGGTCCACCACTGATGAACATTTTTCCACTTGCAAAAATTCAAGTGTTTTTCCTCCCTTACATAAATTCATAAAATATCACTCAAAAATTACCATGATGTTGCAACATCTAAAGGCAAAAGATCTTGATCTGGGATCTGTTTTGGAGCAGCCTCTCTTTGCCCACTGGTTCTTTTCATCATGGCCCCAATGCCTAGACTTGCAGTCAGTCTGTCTTTGATTCatgtcttccttttctttctttgttacAGTTGTGAACTGTGGCAGCCCTAGGAGCCTGACCAATGGTGTATTCAGCTACGTTAGCGATTCTGCAAACAATGAGTACCAGTCAGTGATCTCGTACCGGTGCAATGAGCCCTATTACCACATCGTCACCGGAACGGGCGGGGGTGAGTCCCGATCCCACACAGACACCGAAACCTGCGCCTGGAAAACCCCCTCACGTTTCCAGTTAGAATTGCCTCTTCTCCCCAGGCTGAGGGCTCATTTCCTCCTGTGAAGACTCTCCAGTCTTTTCCTGACCCTGCAGCATATCTCGAGTTTTCTTGTCTCAGCCTATTCCCACCCTACCTCATTCCCAGAGCCCATCACATCACTCTCTCTTCCATGCTCCCCTTGACTTTTGTGGAAGGTCTTATTCTCTCAGCTGTAGTCATGGTTCATTTTTCTAGTGGATTTCATTCTTTTCTAGTGGATTTCattctttcactgaaatttgAGGCACGATGCCTGGGAATCACCAAAATTCATAAAACTCACTGCATCAGTCCAAGTTGCTACAGAGGCAAATAAACACACACTCCACTCCAGTGTAATGCTGTTCAGCTCTTTGGAATATTGTTCAGTTGCAGAGCTATCTAAGAACTAAATAACATACttgaagaaaaatctattttaatgcagcagctcagaaaaattTAGTCATCATTCAAAACCATTCACATGCCTTCTTTTTACACCTGAGACATTTCTCGATGACACAGAAACTTTGATTCCAAGAACAGCATAAGGAGTTCATGATTTCCTTGCCTTGACTGCTCATTTAGCCTCcgcaagaaaaaaaaaaaaatttaatctgaGTCAGTTTCTGGATACAGTTGCCACCATGGACACATGGTTGTGATGCACGCTGGAGAGAGGTGACATGCTACTAAAGAGTTTTTAAGTTGGTACTAATGTTCGATTTGATTATTCTTGCTTATGAGTTTAACTCCTTCATACAGAGTCAGAGCTCAGTCtcatgagaagaaaaatcagcaaagcaaagcaaatatCAGCTCCAGCCAAATTCTGATGGGGAGTCATCATAATTTTGTCAATTTTGAAAGAGAACAGCAAACACTTTCTTAGAAGCATTTACTTCAGTGTTAAGGTaaattgtataaaaatatttttagtcaCCAGCACAAACTTTCTAAGAAAAGCAATAGTATTGGAAGTAGTGGAGTTTGTGTTGAGAGGTGACATGTGAATTTAGCTGACCTGCAGCTTAGGCTCAGAAACAGATACTGAGCATGTACAGTAACTGACTCATCTTGTTCCCATTTCTGGGACAAACCACCTTGTCCTACTCTCTGCAAACTACCAACACCAGAAGCTTGAATCTAAAATCCATGCTTTTACTACTTCTCTCCTCCTTTGGGCTAAATAAGGTCAAACAGTGATCTGTACACCTGTGGACTTGTTGATGATAACACTTCATGCAGATGGCCCTTCAACCTTTTATTCTACAATGCCTGAGCTTTAGTGCTCCCCTAGAACTGAAGTGCTTCAAGATGTACAGATGGAAACATTCCACACGCTACCACAGGCAGCCTTTCCCAGGAAAGAGTGCTTTGGGATGGAAGGGCTGAGAAACCCCTtgaaaatattctattctattctattctattctattctattctattctattctattctattctattctattctattctattctattctattctattctattctattctattctattctattctattctattctattctattctattctattctattctattctattctattctattctattctattctattctattctattctattctattctattctattctattctattctattctattctattctattctattctattctattctattctattctattctattctattctattctattctattctattctattctattctattctattctattctattctattctattctattctattctattctattctattctattctattctattctattctattctattctattctattctattctattctattctattctattctattctattctattctattctattctattctattctattctattctattctattctattctattctattctattctattctattctattctattctattctattctattctattctattctattctattctattctattctattctattctattctattctattctattctattctattctattctattctattctattctattctattctattctattctattctattctattctattctattctattctattctattctattctattctattctattctattctattctattctattctattctattctattctattctattctattctattctattctattctattctattctattctattctattctattctattctattctattctattctattctattctattctattctattctattctattctattctattctattctattctattctattctattctattctattctattctattctattctattctattctattctattctattctattctattctattctattctattctattctattctattctattctattctattctattctattctattctattctattctattctattctattctattctattctattctattctattctattctattttctgttctgttctgttctgttctgttctgttctgtcctgtcctgtcctgtcctgtcctgtcctgtcctgtcctgtccatTTTCTCACCCCATGCCTGCAGGCCTTGGTCTCATTCCCTTCCATCTCATCCTACAGACAGATTCACCTGTTCTCCTGAGGGAACCTGGCTGGATCAAGATGGCCAGAAGAGAATTCCATCCTGCTTGCCAGGTCAGTAAAAACTCCGACTTTGTCCGGTATTTTCTGACTCATGCTTACAGTCAGTACAAAACTGGGACAACGTGCAggggaaaagtgagaaaaggaaaaactgtcCAGAAAGCCAAAATAAAGTGAAATCAAACAGTGATGAtgaggaagcagagagaaaagccaggacagcagaggaTAAGTGTCATGTTCTTGTGTTTCTCCACAGTGTGTGGGAAGCCGGTCCATCCCGTTATTGAATTCCAGCGGATCTTGGGTGGCAAATCAGCAAGGAGAGGCAATTTTCCTTGGCAGGCTCTGACTGGCATCAACGGACGAGGGGGTGGTGCACTCCTGGGCGACCGCTGGATCCTGACCGCTGCCCACACCATCTTCCCCAAAGGAGGAGTACGGTACAAtgtgagcctggagcagctggcagaggaggctgACATTTTCCTTGGCCACACCAATGTAGACGAGCTCCACAAGATGGGTAACCACCCCGTACGTAGGATCTTTATCCACCCAGA carries:
- the C1R gene encoding complement C1r subcomponent translates to MHLPCLPWAFLFFGVIGSSPVPRSYPLFGEIRSPGYPKPYPNNNISSWHIQVPKGYVVKLTFKYFDLEPSESCFYDYVKIKADKKDLGRYCGRLGSTRGNHPGRKEFVSKGNKMHLEFHSDFSNEDNGTVIPYRGFLAYYRAVDLDECEPNNAAKDDERPQCQHFCHNYVGGYFCSCRIGYQLQSDHHSCKVECSSELFTEASGYLSSPEYPQPYPEYLRCNYSIRLQKGLSISLRFLEPFEIDDHQQVHCPYDQLKIQAKGREIGEFCGREAPGIIETSSNEVDILFLTDESGFSRGWKIHYTSEKIRCPQPVPRDQFTIIRDLQPVYRFQDYFVVSCKTGYSLMEGDQKLTSFTAVCQADGTWHKPMPHCEIVNCGSPRSLTNGVFSYVSDSANNEYQSVISYRCNEPYYHIVTGTGGDRFTCSPEGTWLDQDGQKRIPSCLPVCGKPVHPVIEFQRILGGKSARRGNFPWQALTGINGRGGGALLGDRWILTAAHTIFPKGGVRYNVSLEQLAEEADIFLGHTNVDELHKMGNHPVRRIFIHPDFNPKDEHNFNGDIALLELKNPVTLGPTLLPICLPDPTNTSFYTHGHMGYVSGFGVDKNRISSSLKYVSLPAVARENCQSWLDSNKKGIPMVFSENMFCAGFLEGKQDTCQGDSGSALTVLDRESGRWVATGIVSWGIGCATGYGFYTKILNYVDWINGIIKEDRP